Proteins encoded by one window of Yersinia massiliensis:
- a CDS encoding NAD-dependent epimerase/dehydratase family protein gives MKVAIVGGSGFIGTNLAELFKIKNIDFTILDKVKSDKYPENWMHCDVTEYESLVNGLDQHDIIINLAAEHKDNVHPINLYYEVNVEGAKNVCKAADTLNIKNIVFTSSVAVYGFVEKDTDESGEFAPFNHYGKSKLEAEKIYDAWFNSSEGKKLVTIRPTVVFGIGNRGNVFNLFKQIASGRFLMVGSGDNEKSMAYVENIVAFLELTLTFSAGYHLINYVDKPDFTMNELSTVIYKCLGKKSKIIRVPYSVGICAGYAFDLLAKISGKEFPVSSIRIKKFCAKTQFSSKNISKYNFSAPYSLDDAVVKTISKEFMNGE, from the coding sequence ATGAAAGTAGCAATAGTTGGTGGATCTGGATTTATTGGCACAAATCTAGCTGAATTATTTAAGATCAAAAATATTGACTTTACTATATTAGATAAAGTCAAAAGTGACAAATATCCTGAAAATTGGATGCATTGTGATGTAACAGAATATGAGTCCTTGGTTAATGGCTTAGACCAGCATGATATAATTATAAATCTAGCTGCAGAGCATAAAGACAACGTGCACCCTATTAATCTCTATTATGAGGTAAATGTCGAAGGCGCTAAAAATGTTTGTAAGGCAGCCGATACTCTTAATATTAAGAATATCGTATTCACATCTTCAGTTGCCGTATACGGCTTTGTTGAAAAAGATACTGATGAAAGTGGTGAGTTTGCACCTTTTAATCATTATGGAAAATCAAAGTTAGAAGCAGAAAAGATTTACGATGCTTGGTTTAACTCTTCTGAAGGGAAGAAACTAGTGACTATTCGCCCTACTGTTGTTTTCGGTATCGGTAATAGAGGTAATGTTTTTAATTTATTTAAGCAAATTGCATCAGGTAGATTTTTGATGGTCGGTAGTGGTGATAACGAAAAATCTATGGCTTATGTTGAGAACATAGTCGCTTTTCTGGAGCTTACGCTAACATTTTCAGCTGGATATCACCTAATTAACTATGTAGATAAGCCTGACTTTACTATGAATGAGCTATCTACTGTTATTTATAAGTGCCTTGGGAAAAAAAGTAAAATCATTAGAGTCCCTTATAGTGTTGGAATATGTGCAGGATATGCTTTTGATTTGTTAGCAAAAATTAGCGGTAAAGAATTTCCTGTTAGTAGTATTAGGATTAAGAAATTTTGTGCAAAAACACAATTTAGTTCTAAAAATATTAGCAAATATAATTTCTCTGCACCTTATTCATTAGATGATGCAGTTGTTAAGACTATTTCAAAAGAATTTATGAATGGAGAGTGA
- the hemH gene encoding ferrochelatase, with the protein MLQSKLGVLMVNLGTPDAPTSKAVKRYLAEFLSDRRVVDTSPLLWWPLLRGVILPIRSPRVAKLYQSVWMEEGSPLLVYSQRQQKALSARMPDIPVELGMSYGSPNLADAIDKLLAQGVTKLVVLPLYPQYSCSTSAAVWDAVARILKGYRRLPSISFIRDYADHPAYISALKQSVEHAFEQHGTPDRLILSFHGIPKRYVHLGDDYSQRCEDTSSALREALGLSLPTEQIMMTYQSRFGREPWLTPYTDETLKSLPAQGVEHIQIICPGFSADCLETLEEIKEQNREIFMHAGGKKFEYIPALNDDSVHIDLLEQLVRNSF; encoded by the coding sequence ATGTTGCAAAGTAAGCTCGGTGTACTGATGGTTAATCTGGGGACACCAGATGCTCCGACGTCGAAAGCGGTCAAACGCTATCTGGCTGAGTTCCTTAGTGACCGCAGGGTTGTTGATACTTCCCCTTTACTGTGGTGGCCTCTTTTACGCGGTGTTATCTTACCGATTCGCTCGCCTCGTGTTGCCAAACTCTACCAGTCTGTTTGGATGGAGGAGGGGTCACCTTTATTGGTCTATAGCCAGCGACAGCAAAAAGCACTATCAGCACGTATGCCAGATATTCCTGTCGAGTTAGGGATGAGTTACGGTTCGCCAAATTTAGCTGATGCTATTGATAAACTACTCGCGCAAGGTGTGACAAAACTTGTGGTATTGCCGCTTTATCCACAATATTCTTGCTCGACAAGTGCGGCTGTATGGGACGCAGTTGCTCGTATTTTAAAAGGGTATCGTCGCTTACCTTCTATTTCGTTTATTCGTGACTACGCAGACCACCCCGCTTATATATCAGCCCTAAAACAAAGCGTCGAACATGCTTTTGAGCAACATGGTACCCCCGACAGACTCATCCTGTCTTTTCATGGTATTCCTAAACGCTACGTGCATTTAGGGGACGACTACTCGCAACGTTGTGAAGACACCAGCAGTGCGTTAAGAGAGGCGTTGGGTTTGTCATTGCCAACAGAGCAAATTATGATGACTTATCAATCCCGATTCGGTCGCGAGCCTTGGCTTACCCCTTATACTGATGAAACATTAAAAAGTCTGCCTGCTCAGGGAGTAGAACATATTCAGATAATTTGCCCCGGTTTTTCTGCTGACTGCTTGGAAACATTAGAAGAGATTAAAGAGCAAAATCGGGAGATCTTTATGCATGCGGGTGGTAAAAAGTTTGAATATATCCCAGCGCTAAATGACGATTCGGTGCACATTGATCTTTTAGAACAGTTAGTTAGGAATTCTTTTTAA
- the htpG gene encoding molecular chaperone HtpG has protein sequence MKGQETRGFQSEVKQLLHLMIHSLYSNKEIFLRELISNASDAADKLRFRALSNPELFEGDGELRVRLSFDKEKRTLTLSDNGIGMSREEVIDNLGTIAKSGTKAFLESIGSDQAKDSQLIGQFGVGFYSAFIVADKVTVRTRAAGAPADAGVFWESEGEGDYTIADITKDDRGTEITLHLREGEDEYLDDWRLRSVISKYSDHIALPVEVQSKNEEDGTVTWEKINKAQALWTCNKADITDDEYKAFYKHIAHDFTDPLIWSHNRVEGKQEYTSLLYIPAQAPWDMWNRDHKHGLKLYVQRVFIMDDAEQFMPNYLRFVRGLIDSNDLPLNVSREILQDSRVTQNLRSALTKRVLQMLEKLAKDDADKYQQFWQQFGMALKEGPAEDGSNKETIAKLLRFASTHTDSSAQTVSLEDYVSRMAEGQEKIYYITADSYAAAKNSPHLELFRKKGIEVLLLSDRIDEWMMSYLTEFDGKVFQSVSKADDSLNKLADEERPEQQEADKALEPFVERVKTLLGERVKDVRLTHRLTDTPAIVTTDADEMSTQMAKLFAAAGQQAPEVKYIFELNPEHGLVKRAADVADDAQFAEWVELLLDQALLAERGTLDDPNQFIRRMNQLLTA, from the coding sequence ATGAAAGGTCAAGAAACCCGTGGATTCCAATCTGAAGTAAAACAACTTCTCCATTTGATGATTCACTCGCTTTATTCCAATAAAGAAATCTTCTTGCGCGAGCTTATCTCAAATGCTTCTGATGCGGCCGATAAATTGCGTTTCCGTGCACTGTCTAATCCTGAGTTATTCGAAGGAGATGGCGAGCTGCGTGTGCGTTTATCTTTTGACAAAGAAAAACGTACTTTAACCCTGAGTGATAACGGCATCGGTATGAGCCGTGAAGAAGTCATTGATAATCTGGGTACTATTGCGAAATCTGGGACTAAGGCATTCCTTGAGTCTATTGGTTCCGATCAGGCTAAAGACAGCCAATTAATTGGTCAGTTTGGTGTCGGTTTCTATTCCGCATTTATCGTGGCCGATAAAGTAACTGTACGTACTCGCGCAGCCGGTGCTCCAGCGGATGCTGGCGTGTTTTGGGAATCGGAAGGTGAGGGTGATTACACCATTGCTGATATCACCAAAGACGATCGCGGTACTGAGATCACTTTGCACTTGCGTGAAGGCGAAGATGAATATCTGGATGATTGGCGTCTGAGATCGGTTATCAGTAAGTACTCAGATCACATTGCGCTGCCGGTTGAAGTGCAGAGTAAGAATGAAGAAGACGGCACTGTTACTTGGGAAAAGATCAACAAAGCTCAGGCATTGTGGACTTGTAATAAAGCCGATATTACTGACGACGAATACAAAGCATTTTACAAACATATCGCCCATGATTTTACCGACCCATTGATCTGGAGTCACAACCGTGTCGAAGGTAAGCAGGAGTACACTAGCTTACTGTATATCCCTGCACAGGCTCCTTGGGATATGTGGAATCGTGACCACAAGCATGGCTTAAAACTGTATGTTCAACGTGTGTTTATTATGGATGATGCAGAGCAGTTTATGCCGAACTATCTGCGTTTTGTCCGCGGCTTAATTGACTCCAATGATCTGCCTTTGAACGTTTCGCGCGAAATCTTGCAAGACAGCCGCGTGACTCAAAATCTTCGCAGTGCGCTTACTAAACGTGTGCTGCAAATGCTAGAAAAATTGGCCAAAGACGATGCTGATAAATATCAGCAGTTCTGGCAGCAGTTCGGTATGGCGCTTAAAGAGGGGCCAGCTGAAGACGGAAGTAATAAAGAAACTATCGCCAAGTTACTCCGCTTTGCCTCAACGCATACTGATAGCTCTGCGCAGACAGTGTCATTGGAAGACTATGTTAGCCGTATGGCCGAAGGGCAGGAGAAGATTTATTACATCACTGCTGATAGCTATGCAGCGGCGAAAAATAGCCCACATCTGGAGTTGTTCCGTAAAAAAGGCATTGAAGTCTTGCTGTTATCCGATCGTATCGATGAGTGGATGATGAGCTACCTGACTGAGTTCGATGGTAAAGTTTTCCAATCAGTCAGTAAAGCAGATGACTCATTAAACAAACTGGCAGATGAAGAACGCCCTGAACAGCAAGAAGCTGATAAGGCGCTGGAGCCATTTGTCGAGCGGGTTAAAACCCTGCTGGGTGAGAGAGTTAAAGATGTACGTTTGACACATCGCTTGACCGATACACCTGCGATCGTGACAACAGATGCCGATGAAATGAGCACGCAAATGGCGAAGTTGTTTGCAGCTGCAGGCCAGCAGGCACCTGAAGTGAAGTATATCTTTGAATTAAACCCTGAACATGGCTTGGTTAAACGCGCAGCAGATGTGGCAGATGATGCCCAATTTGCTGAATGGGTCGAGTTGTTGCTAGACCAAGCTCTATTAGCTGAGCGGGGAACACTTGATGACCCTAACCAATTTATTCGCCGAATGAATCAGTTATTAACGGCATAA
- a CDS encoding glycosyltransferase family 2 protein: protein MSSEYDINLTVIIPTYNRTDKLMRRVNELLPQMSNADKILISDNATENFDAELINYFKKEPRISLYRNKVNIGANANIVKCFELVNSDWVWLLSDDDYVKSDAIKIIKNNLVEKKVDFINFSSELLRTKRVDSVCDSFESYLNAIGNNFSNHLLISNNVFNMRVFRPLLKFAYWGCFVNAPHLAPVYCALENNAKILLSSEIIVEWQKPVREDCWQQSSSFNLLFLPDVLSNADLRKKAIHSIMSSLSIPEFLIAQLAFHKISDPSCSDKVTSYAGRIMNVYIRYGSMQQRIRAVLLKLMLKFPRIYLFMVNIACSKLYGKPISDFLQKRNFEFYL from the coding sequence ATGAGTTCTGAATATGATATTAATTTGACCGTTATTATACCGACCTATAATAGGACGGATAAATTAATGAGACGAGTTAACGAGTTGTTACCGCAAATGAGTAATGCTGATAAAATATTAATATCAGATAATGCGACTGAAAATTTCGATGCCGAACTAATCAATTATTTTAAAAAAGAACCAAGAATATCATTATATCGGAATAAAGTTAATATTGGTGCAAATGCTAATATAGTGAAGTGTTTTGAATTGGTAAATAGTGATTGGGTGTGGTTGTTGAGTGATGATGATTATGTAAAGTCTGACGCAATAAAAATAATTAAAAACAACCTTGTTGAAAAAAAAGTAGACTTTATAAATTTTTCATCTGAGCTGTTAAGGACGAAAAGAGTTGATTCCGTATGTGATTCTTTTGAGTCATATTTGAATGCCATTGGTAATAATTTTAGTAATCACTTACTTATATCTAATAATGTATTTAATATGAGGGTTTTTAGGCCCTTATTAAAATTTGCATATTGGGGATGTTTCGTTAATGCCCCCCATTTGGCACCTGTCTATTGTGCTCTCGAAAATAATGCTAAAATATTATTATCTTCTGAAATTATTGTGGAGTGGCAAAAACCTGTTCGTGAGGATTGTTGGCAACAATCTTCTTCTTTTAATTTACTTTTTTTGCCAGATGTATTATCAAATGCTGATTTAAGAAAAAAAGCAATTCATTCAATTATGTCAAGTCTATCTATTCCCGAATTTTTGATAGCTCAGTTGGCGTTTCATAAAATAAGTGACCCATCATGTTCAGATAAGGTTACATCTTATGCTGGACGGATTATGAATGTTTATATACGGTATGGGAGTATGCAACAAAGGATAAGGGCGGTACTTTTAAAGTTAATGTTGAAGTTTCCCCGTATCTATCTGTTCATGGTCAATATAGCATGTAGTAAACTATATGGAAAACCTATCTCTGATTTTCTTCAAAAAAGAAATTTTGAGTTTTATTTGTAA
- the adk gene encoding adenylate kinase yields MRIILLGAPGAGKGTQAQFIMEKYGIPQISTGDMLRAAVKAGSELGLKAKEIMDAGKLVTDELVIALVKERITQDDCRDGFLLDGFPRTIPQADAMKEAGIKVDYVLEFDVPDELIVERIVGRRVHAASGRVYHVKFNPPQVEDKDDVTGDELTIRKDDQEATVRKRLIEYHQQTAPLVSYYRQEADAGNTQYFKLDGTRKVAEVSAELATILG; encoded by the coding sequence ATGCGTATCATTCTGCTGGGCGCTCCGGGCGCTGGTAAGGGGACTCAGGCTCAATTCATCATGGAGAAATACGGTATTCCGCAAATCTCTACTGGTGACATGTTGCGCGCCGCTGTAAAAGCAGGTTCTGAGTTAGGTCTGAAAGCGAAAGAAATTATGGATGCTGGCAAGCTGGTGACAGATGAGCTGGTTATCGCATTAGTTAAAGAGCGTATCACACAGGATGATTGCCGTGACGGTTTCCTGTTAGACGGATTCCCTCGCACCATTCCTCAAGCTGATGCCATGAAAGAAGCTGGCATCAAGGTTGATTACGTACTGGAATTTGACGTTCCGGACGAGCTGATTGTTGAGCGCATTGTTGGCCGTCGGGTACATGCTGCCTCAGGCCGTGTCTACCACGTAAAATTCAACCCACCACAAGTTGAAGATAAAGATGATGTGACCGGTGATGAGCTGACTATTCGTAAAGACGATCAAGAAGCCACTGTTCGCAAACGCCTGATTGAGTACCATCAACAAACTGCGCCATTGGTGTCTTACTATCGTCAAGAAGCTGATGCGGGCAATACGCAATACTTTAAGCTGGACGGAACCCGTAAAGTAGCAGAAGTCAGTGCAGAACTGGCGACTATCCTCGGTTAG